A window of the Clostridia bacterium genome harbors these coding sequences:
- a CDS encoding L-rhamnose mutarotase produces the protein MERYAWRAKVKDGYMDEYIKRHDEIWPEMIAELKKAGIKNYT, from the coding sequence ATGGAAAGATACGCATGGAGAGCAAAAGTAAAAGACGGATATATGGATGAATATATCAAGCGTCATGATGAAATCTGGCCCGAAATGATTGCTGAACTCAAAAAAGCCGGTATTAAGAACTACACTAT